The window TAAAGAAGAATCGGCAAATCAAGCAATTATTGAAACTCTTGAAATGCTTGATAAAGGTAAATTAAGAATTGCTGAAAAAATTAACAATGAGTGGAAAGTCAATGAATGGATAAAAAAAGCTGTAGTTCTATATTTTGTAGTTCAAAAAATGGAAGTTACAGAAGTCGGGCCATTCGAGTTTCACGATAAAATTGCTTTAAAAAAGAATTATAAAGAGCTCGGGATAAGAGTTGTACCTCATGCCATTGCAAGATATGGAGCCTATATTTCAAGCGGCGTTGTATTGCTTCCTTCTTACGTAAATATCGGTGCATATGTCGATTCGGGAACAATGGTTGATACTTGGGCAACAGTTGGAACATGTGCTCAAATTGGGAAAAATGTACATTTGAGTGGCGGTGTTGGAATTGGAGGAGTTTTAGAACCAATGCAAGCTACACCTGTCATTATTGAAGATAATTGCTTCATTGGCTCGCGGTCAATCGTAGTCGAAGGTGTTATTGTTGAAAAAGAAGCAGTTCTGGGAGCAAATGTTGTGCTCACAAAATCGACAAAAATTATTGATGTAAGCGGAGAAACTCCTAAAGAATTTTCAGGTAGAATACCGGCGCGATCGGTTGTGATACCCGGATCTTACAAAAAATCTTTTCCTGCCGGCGAATATAATGTTCCATGTGCACTAATCATTGGTAGCAGAAAACAATCGACAAATATGAAAACTTCGCTTAATGAAGCTCTTAGAAATTTTAATGTTGCTGTTTAAATATTGCTGTATATTTTTTTCTGACACATTTTGTAAGATATGAAAATTGGATTCGATGCAAA of the Bacteroidota bacterium genome contains:
- a CDS encoding 2,3,4,5-tetrahydropyridine-2,6-dicarboxylate N-succinyltransferase, which codes for MKNRLEDTINKIWQDRSLVKEESANQAIIETLEMLDKGKLRIAEKINNEWKVNEWIKKAVVLYFVVQKMEVTEVGPFEFHDKIALKKNYKELGIRVVPHAIARYGAYISSGVVLLPSYVNIGAYVDSGTMVDTWATVGTCAQIGKNVHLSGGVGIGGVLEPMQATPVIIEDNCFIGSRSIVVEGVIVEKEAVLGANVVLTKSTKIIDVSGETPKEFSGRIPARSVVIPGSYKKSFPAGEYNVPCALIIGSRKQSTNMKTSLNEALRNFNVAV